Proteins encoded together in one Lutra lutra chromosome 4, mLutLut1.2, whole genome shotgun sequence window:
- the INKA2 gene encoding PAK4-inhibitor INKA2 encodes MDCYLRRLKQELMSMKEVGDGLQDQMNSMMGALQELKLLQVQAALEQLEISGGSPARGCSESPRTQPEPPPWEGGRGPTRPSACPPSNQPSLGAKCTSQRSVCGWDPDPLAGAQLPEHRSGAQPGREPVEPEDWTSTLMSRGRNRQPLVLGDNVFADLVGNWLDLPELEKGGEKGEAGEPKGEKGPSRELGRRFALTANIFRKFLRSVRPDRDRLLKEKPGWVTPTASEPRAARSHKVKKRSHSKGSGRFPFPGPAEPRKGESPSTSCPKALEPSPSGFDINTAVWV; translated from the exons ATGGACTGCTATTTGCGCCGCCTCAAACAGGAGCTG ATGTCCATGAAGGAGGTGGGTGATGGCCTCCAGGATCAGATGAACAGCATGATGGGGGCACTTCAAGAACTGAAGCTTCTCCAGGTGCAGGCGGCACTGGAACAGCTGGAGATCTCCGGAGGGAGTCCGGCCCGGGGCTGCTCGGAAAGTCCCCGGACGCAGCCCGAGCCCCCTCCATGGGAGGGTGGCAGAGGACCTACCAGGCCTTCAGCCTGCCCCCCTTCCAACCAACCTTCTCTGGGCGCCAAGTGTACATCCCAGAGGAGTGTCTGCGGGTGGGATCCGGACCCCCTGGCCGGGGCACAGCTACCAGAGCACCGAAGCGGGGCCCAGCCGGGGCGGGAGCCGGTGGAACCGGAAGACTGGACCTCCACGTTGATGTCCCGGGGCCGCAACCGCCAACCTCTGGTGCTAGGCGACAACGTTTTTGCGGACCTCGTGGGCAACTGGCTGGACTTGCCAGAActggagaagggtggggagaaaggagaggcaggGGAGCCCAAAGGGGAGAAGGGCCCGTCCCGGGAGCTGGGCCGCAGGTTTGCCCTCACGGCAAACATCTTTAGGAAGTTCTTGCGCAGTGTGCGGCCCGACCGAGACAGGCTGCTGAAGGAGAAGCCGGGCTGGGTGACGCCCACGGCCTCGGAGCCCAGGGCTGCCCGCTCACACAAGGTCAAGAAGCGGAGCCATTCCAAGGGCTCTGGACGTTTCCCCTTCCCGGGCCCTGCAGAGCCCAGAAAGGGGGAAAGTCCTTCCACAAGCTGCCCCAAGGCCCTGGAACCCTCACCTTCTGGCTTTGATATTAACACAGCTGTTTGGGTCTGa